Proteins encoded within one genomic window of Citrobacter amalonaticus Y19:
- a CDS encoding alpha-keto acid decarboxylase family protein codes for MQTPYTVADYLLDRIAGCGIGHLFGVPGDYNLQFLDHVIDHPHVRWVGCANELNAAYAADGYARVAGAGALLTTFGVGELSAMNGLAGSYAEYVPVLHIVGAPCSGAQRRGELMHHTLGDGDFQHFYRMSQSLCVASALLDEQNACHEIDRVLCAMLTAHRPGYLMLPADVAKRPALPPSAELALSGSELQDNVATAFRYHARQMLINSPRVALLADFLAHRFGLQPVLQRWMAETPMAHATLLMGKGLFDEQQPGFVGTYSAGASSDDVRQAIEQADTTICVGTRFVDTLTAGFTQQLALERTIEVQPQASRVGSTWFSGLSMEQAVTTLRELCLELSFAPPPAKPATVQPHIERGPLTQENFWHTVQQALAPGDLILADQGTAAFGAASLSLPTGAELIVQPLWGSIGYSLPAAFGAQTAAPERRVILITGDGAAQLTIQEMGSMLRDGHTPVILVLNNDGYTVERAIHGEKQRYNDIASWNWTQIPRAFSLADQAECWRVTQAIQLEEVLARLARPQRLSLIEVVLPKADLPVLLRKVTQALESRNSG; via the coding sequence ATGCAAACCCCTTATACCGTTGCGGATTACCTGCTCGACAGAATTGCCGGGTGCGGCATCGGGCATCTGTTTGGCGTACCGGGTGATTACAATTTGCAGTTTCTTGACCATGTGATCGACCATCCGCACGTGCGCTGGGTCGGGTGCGCGAACGAGCTTAACGCCGCCTATGCGGCGGACGGTTACGCCCGGGTCGCCGGGGCTGGCGCGTTGCTGACCACGTTTGGCGTGGGTGAACTCAGTGCGATGAATGGCCTGGCGGGCAGCTATGCGGAATATGTTCCCGTTTTGCATATTGTTGGTGCCCCGTGTAGCGGCGCGCAGCGTCGGGGAGAACTGATGCACCACACGCTGGGCGATGGCGACTTCCAGCACTTCTACCGTATGAGCCAGTCCCTCTGTGTTGCCAGTGCGTTGCTGGATGAGCAAAACGCCTGTCACGAGATTGACCGCGTCCTGTGCGCGATGTTGACCGCTCATCGCCCGGGTTACCTGATGCTGCCCGCTGACGTCGCGAAACGTCCCGCCTTACCTCCTTCAGCGGAGCTGGCTCTCTCTGGGTCGGAATTGCAGGACAACGTGGCGACGGCATTTCGCTACCATGCACGACAAATGTTGATCAACAGTCCACGCGTGGCGCTGCTGGCAGATTTTCTCGCCCACCGTTTTGGTCTGCAACCGGTCCTGCAACGCTGGATGGCCGAGACACCCATGGCTCACGCCACGCTGTTGATGGGGAAGGGGCTTTTCGACGAACAGCAACCGGGGTTTGTCGGGACTTACAGCGCGGGGGCCAGCAGTGACGATGTCCGTCAGGCGATAGAACAGGCGGATACTACGATTTGTGTGGGAACCCGATTCGTCGATACGCTGACGGCCGGTTTTACCCAGCAACTGGCGCTGGAGCGTACCATTGAGGTTCAGCCGCAGGCATCACGGGTGGGAAGCACCTGGTTCAGCGGTCTGTCTATGGAGCAGGCGGTCACCACGTTGCGTGAGCTGTGTCTGGAGCTCTCTTTTGCACCGCCGCCCGCTAAACCTGCAACCGTACAGCCGCACATCGAAAGAGGGCCTCTGACTCAGGAGAACTTCTGGCATACCGTGCAGCAGGCGCTGGCACCCGGCGATCTGATCCTCGCCGATCAGGGCACGGCGGCGTTTGGGGCCGCGTCATTGTCGCTGCCCACGGGGGCGGAACTGATAGTACAGCCGCTCTGGGGATCGATAGGCTATTCGCTGCCAGCAGCGTTTGGCGCACAAACGGCGGCACCTGAACGTCGGGTTATTCTGATAACCGGCGACGGCGCCGCGCAACTGACCATCCAGGAAATGGGATCTATGCTGCGCGACGGGCACACGCCGGTGATCCTGGTGCTCAATAACGACGGGTATACCGTCGAGCGAGCGATCCACGGGGAGAAACAGCGGTACAACGATATTGCTTCCTGGAACTGGACGCAGATCCCACGGGCATTCAGCCTTGCGGATCAGGCTGAATGCTGGCGGGTGACTCAGGCCATCCAGCTCGAGGAGGTACTGGCCCGGCTGGCGCGTCCACAGCGGCTCTCGTTGATTGAAGTTGTGCTACCGAAAGCCGACTTACCCGTGCTGTTACGTAAGGTCACCCAGGCGCTGGAATCGCGTAACAGCGGATGA
- the mgrA gene encoding L-glyceraldehyde 3-phosphate reductase — MVYQPDENRYQRMAFRRCGQSGLKLPAISLGLWHNFGDTTQVENSRALLQRAFDLGITHFDLANNYGPPPGSAERNFGRLLQEDFLPWRDELIISTKAGYTMWEGPYGDWGSRKYLIASLDQSLKRMGLEYVDIFYHHRPDPETPLQETMKALDHIVRQGKALYVGLSNYPADRAREAIDILNDLGTPCLIHQPKYSMFERWVEDELLAVLQEKGVGSIAFSPLAGGQLTDRYLNGIPADSRAASGSRFLNPDQLTAGKLETVRQLNTLAEKRGQKLSQMALAWVLRNDNVTSVLIGASKTTQIEDAVGMLANRHFTDQECADIDNILNSTR, encoded by the coding sequence ATGGTTTACCAGCCTGATGAAAATCGTTATCAGAGAATGGCATTTCGCCGCTGCGGTCAGAGCGGCCTGAAGCTACCCGCTATCTCGCTTGGTCTGTGGCATAACTTCGGCGATACCACCCAGGTGGAAAACAGCCGTGCTCTGCTTCAGCGCGCGTTTGATCTGGGGATCACCCACTTCGACCTCGCCAATAACTATGGTCCCCCGCCGGGTTCGGCGGAACGTAACTTTGGCCGCCTCCTTCAGGAAGATTTTTTGCCGTGGCGCGATGAACTCATCATCTCCACCAAAGCGGGTTATACCATGTGGGAAGGCCCTTACGGCGACTGGGGATCCCGCAAGTATCTGATTGCCAGCCTTGATCAAAGCCTGAAGCGGATGGGGCTCGAATACGTGGATATTTTCTACCATCACCGTCCCGATCCTGAAACGCCTCTGCAAGAGACAATGAAAGCGCTCGACCACATCGTGCGCCAGGGAAAAGCGCTGTATGTGGGGCTTTCTAATTACCCGGCCGATCGTGCCCGTGAAGCTATCGATATTCTCAATGATTTGGGCACGCCGTGTCTGATTCATCAGCCCAAATATTCAATGTTTGAACGCTGGGTGGAGGACGAACTGCTGGCGGTGTTGCAGGAAAAAGGGGTGGGCAGTATCGCGTTTTCGCCGCTGGCAGGCGGACAACTCACCGATCGCTACCTGAATGGGATCCCGGCTGATTCCAGAGCTGCGAGCGGGAGCCGTTTTCTGAATCCGGATCAGCTCACCGCCGGAAAACTGGAAACCGTTCGCCAGCTCAATACGCTGGCCGAAAAGCGTGGGCAAAAACTGTCGCAGATGGCGCTCGCGTGGGTACTGCGTAACGATAACGTCACCTCGGTGCTGATTGGTGCCAGTAAAACCACGCAGATTGAAGATGCGGTCGGCATGCTGGCCAATCGCCATTTCACCGACCAGGAGTGCGCCGATATCGACAACATTCTGAACAGCACGCGTTAA
- the ypeC gene encoding DUF2502 domain-containing protein YpeC, protein MFRSLILAAALLAFTPLAANAGEITLLPSIKLQIGDRDNYGNYWDGGHWRDRDYWHRNYEWRKNRWWRHDNGYHRGWDKRKAYERGYREGWRDRDDHRGRGKGHGHRH, encoded by the coding sequence ATGTTCAGGTCACTGATTCTGGCGGCAGCCTTACTGGCTTTTACACCGCTTGCCGCAAACGCGGGCGAAATCACCCTGTTGCCATCGATAAAATTACAAATTGGCGATCGCGATAATTACGGTAACTACTGGGACGGCGGACACTGGCGTGACCGTGACTACTGGCATCGCAATTATGAATGGCGTAAAAATCGCTGGTGGCGACATGACAATGGCTATCACCGCGGCTGGGACAAGCGTAAAGCTTACGAGCGCGGATACCGGGAAGGCTGGCGCGATCGCGACGACCATCGCGGGCGCGGAAAAGGTCACGGACACCGTCATTAA
- a CDS encoding Nramp family divalent metal transporter — MTNDRVESSSGRAARKLRLTLMGPAFVAAIGYIDPGNFATNIQAGASFGYQLLWVVVWANLMAMLIQVLSAKLGIATGKNLAEQIRDRYPRPVVWFYWVQAEIIAMATDLAEFIGAAIGFKLILGVSLLQGAVLTGIATFLILMLQRRGQKPLEKVIGGLLLFVAMAYIVELVFSQPNFAQLSKGMMIPSLPNSEAVFLAAGVLGATIMPHVIYLHSSLTQHLHGGTRQQRYAATKWDVAIAMTIAGFVNLAMMATAAAAFHFSGHTGVADLDQAYLTLEPLLSHAAATVFGLSLVAAGLSSTVVGTLAGQVVMQGFVRFHIPLWVRRTITMMPSFIVILIGLDPTRILVMSQVLLSFGIALALVPLLIFTSDSKLMGDLVNTRWVKQTGWMIVVLVVALNLWLLVGTVLGL; from the coding sequence ATGACAAACGATCGCGTTGAGAGTAGCAGTGGAAGAGCAGCGCGCAAGTTAAGGCTCACATTAATGGGACCTGCATTCGTCGCGGCTATCGGGTATATCGACCCGGGCAACTTCGCGACGAATATTCAGGCCGGTGCCAGCTTTGGTTATCAACTGCTGTGGGTGGTGGTCTGGGCAAACCTGATGGCGATGCTTATCCAGGTCTTGTCAGCCAAACTGGGCATTGCTACGGGTAAGAATCTGGCTGAACAAATTCGCGATCGCTATCCGCGTCCGGTGGTCTGGTTCTATTGGGTGCAGGCGGAGATCATCGCGATGGCGACCGATCTCGCGGAATTTATCGGTGCGGCGATAGGATTCAAACTGATCCTCGGCGTGTCGCTATTGCAGGGGGCGGTGCTAACCGGGATTGCCACCTTCCTGATCCTGATGCTCCAGCGTCGCGGGCAAAAGCCGCTGGAAAAAGTGATTGGCGGCCTGCTGCTGTTCGTCGCCATGGCCTATATTGTTGAACTGGTATTTTCCCAACCCAACTTTGCGCAGCTGAGTAAAGGCATGATGATCCCCAGTCTGCCAAACTCTGAAGCGGTATTCCTGGCTGCCGGGGTGCTGGGCGCAACCATCATGCCGCACGTTATCTATCTGCACTCTTCATTAACGCAACACCTGCACGGCGGCACCCGTCAGCAGCGCTATGCGGCGACAAAATGGGACGTGGCTATCGCCATGACCATTGCGGGATTCGTCAATCTGGCGATGATGGCGACTGCCGCCGCCGCGTTTCACTTTAGCGGCCACACGGGCGTTGCCGATCTGGATCAGGCTTATCTGACGCTGGAGCCGTTGTTAAGTCACGCGGCGGCAACGGTATTCGGGTTAAGTCTGGTGGCCGCAGGACTGTCGTCAACGGTGGTGGGGACGCTGGCGGGGCAGGTCGTGATGCAGGGTTTTGTCCGCTTTCATATCCCCTTGTGGGTGCGCCGTACCATCACCATGATGCCGTCCTTTATCGTGATTCTGATAGGTCTTGACCCGACGCGTATTCTGGTGATGAGCCAGGTGCTGTTAAGCTTTGGTATCGCACTGGCGCTGGTACCGCTGCTGATCTTTACCAGCGACAGCAAACTGATGGGCGATCTGGTGAACACCCGTTGGGTTAAACAGACTGGCTGGATGATTGTGGTGCTGGTGGTCGCGCTGAACCTGTGGCTGCTGGTTGGTACGGTGCTGGGGTTGTAA